A stretch of the Nakaseomyces glabratus chromosome L, complete sequence genome encodes the following:
- the ARP6 gene encoding Arp6p (CAGL0L12166g~Ortholog(s) have nucleosome binding activity, role in chromatin silencing at telomere, histone exchange and Swr1 complex, cytosol, nuclear chromosome, telomeric region, nuclear periphery localization), whose amino-acid sequence MTADQAIVIDNGSYQVKFGLASEVRPRVALNALAKDKYGVTHLSNQVQNIKDISSVVFRRPHELGQLTSWELESCIWDYCLYNPDEFGIDWQSLENRHVVLSETCMTLPELSKNTDQVLFEEYEVDSLYKAPTAAYIPFYTTNENIKTISGKSDHGELDIEEKIEAGKEYNDFSLVIDSGFNCTWVIPIVKGVPYYKAVKKLDVGGRFLNGLLKETISFRHYNVMDESILVNNIKEQCLYVDPVSYFEAFKAKGKNKIDFVLPDFQTSFQGYVRDPKTALPDNAQILTLTDERFSVPEAFFHPEISQSLKPGIIETVLESIYMLPELLRPLMASNIVCMGGNFNLPGFTDRLVSELQRQLPTDWVCRAKISSGDKSLTGWTAMAKFAHTDAYKKARVTKEDYFEHGLDWTTKERFGYQNWV is encoded by the coding sequence ATGACTGCAGATCAGGCGATAGTGATAGACAATGGTTCCTATCAGGTGAAGTTTGGCTTGGCGAGCGAGGTGCGGCCGCGAGTGGCGCTGAATGCGCTGGCGAAGGACAAATATGGTGTGACGCATCTCTCTAACCAGGTCCAAAATATCAAGGACATTTCTTCTGTGGTGTTCCGGAGACCGCACGAGTTGGGACAGTTGACATCGTGGGAGTTGGAGAGTTGTATTTGGGACTACTGTTTGTACAATCCAGATGAGTTCGGTATCGATTGGCAAAGCTTGGAGAACAGGCATGTGGTGCTGTCCGAGACCTGTATGACACTGCCTGAGCTGAGTAAGAATACGGATCAGGtattatttgaagaatacGAGGTCGATTCTCTGTACAAAGCACCAACAGCTGCATATATCCCTTTTTACACTACAAAtgagaatataaaaaccATCTCTGGAAAATCTGATCATGGGGAGCTCgacattgaagaaaaaattgaagctGGCAAGGAATACAACGACTTCAGCTTGGTGATAGACTCAGGTTTCAATTGTACATGGGTGATACCTATTGTTAAGGGTGTACCATACTATAAGGCAGTTAAGAAATTAGATGTTGGTGGTAGATTTCTAAATGGTCTACTCAAAGAGACAATATCATTCAGACATTACAATGTGATGGATGAAAGTATCTtagtaaataatattaaagaaCAGTGCCTATATGTGGACCCTGTATCTTATTTTGAAGCATTTAAAGCAAAAGGCAAGAATAAGATCGATTTTGTTTTACCAGATTTTCAAACAAGTTTTCAAGGGTATGTACGAGATCCCAAGACAGCTCTTCCCGATAACGCTCAGATATTGACACTAACTGACGAACGTTTTTCAGTCCCTGAAGCATTTTTTCATCCAGAGATATCACAATCACTGAAGCCGGGTATTATTGAGACTGTCTTAGAAAGTATCTACATGCTACCTGAGTTATTGAGACCCTTGATGGCGAGTAATATTGTATGCATGGGAGGAAATTTTAACTTGCCTGGTTTCACTGATAGACTAGTGTCAGAACTTCAAAGGCAATTGCCCACTGATTGGGTTTGTAGGGCGAAAATATCATCAGGAGATAAATCGCTAACCGGATGGACAGCTATGGCTAAATTCGCTCATACAGATGCCTACAAAAAAGCACGAGTTACTAAAGAAGACTATTTTGAGCACGGCTTGGATTGGACAACTAAGGAACGGTTTGGTTATCAAAATTGGGtatga